The following proteins are encoded in a genomic region of Synechococcus sp. CBW1002:
- a CDS encoding TM2 domain-containing protein — protein sequence MNGVDPEVSNKKLAAGLLGIFLGAFGIHKFVLGYTNAGIIMAVVTVVTCGFGGFVMGVIGLVEGIIYLSKTPEEFKATYLDAKREWF from the coding sequence ATGAACGGCGTTGATCCGGAAGTGAGCAACAAAAAGCTCGCCGCCGGCCTGCTTGGGATCTTCCTGGGTGCCTTTGGGATCCACAAGTTCGTACTGGGCTATACGAACGCCGGCATCATCATGGCCGTTGTCACGGTTGTGACGTGCGGATTCGGCGGATTCGTGATGGGTGTGATCGGCCTGGTTGAAGGGATTATCTATCTCTCCAAAACACCTGAGGAGTTCAAAGCCACCTATCTCGACGCCAAGCGGGAATGGTTCTGA
- a CDS encoding thioesterase family protein — MASSHWLQIERTVRFGDTDAAGVMHFHQLLRWCHEAYEESLARYGISAEEIFPRPGQPLAVGLPIVHCSADYRHPLVCGDQLRVWLQPERLDPGSFEVRYSFRCDGHDVATGLTRHVAITVETRRRCPLPLAIQRWLEASNLSAAG, encoded by the coding sequence ATGGCATCGAGCCACTGGCTGCAGATCGAGCGCACCGTGCGCTTCGGCGACACCGATGCCGCCGGGGTGATGCACTTTCACCAGCTGCTGCGTTGGTGCCATGAGGCCTATGAGGAGAGCCTGGCGCGCTACGGCATCAGCGCCGAGGAGATCTTCCCGCGTCCTGGCCAGCCGCTCGCCGTGGGGTTGCCGATTGTGCATTGCAGCGCCGATTACCGCCACCCGCTGGTTTGCGGCGATCAGCTCAGGGTGTGGCTGCAACCGGAACGCCTCGATCCCGGCAGCTTCGAGGTGCGCTACAGCTTCCGCTGCGACGGCCACGACGTCGCCACTGGCCTGACGCGCCATGTGGCCATCACGGTGGAGACCCGAAGGCGCTGCCCTCTGCCGCTGGCGATCCAGCGCTGGTTGGAGGCCTCCAACCTCAGCGCTGCCGGCTGA
- a CDS encoding DUF2752 domain-containing protein codes for MRALTGIPCPTCFLTRAVCSSLQGQIREAMDWHAFGPAAAVALLVWSVASIRSRRLVPPQLKGSHLVVISVALVLYWGVRMTLQYGLGLPAFPTG; via the coding sequence TTGCGGGCGCTCACCGGTATTCCCTGCCCCACCTGTTTCCTCACCCGGGCTGTCTGCTCCAGCCTCCAGGGCCAGATCCGTGAGGCGATGGACTGGCATGCCTTCGGACCTGCGGCGGCCGTGGCTCTGCTGGTCTGGTCGGTGGCGTCGATCCGCAGCCGGCGGCTGGTGCCACCCCAGCTGAAAGGGAGCCATCTGGTGGTGATCAGTGTGGCGCTGGTTCTCTATTGGGGGGTGCGCATGACCCTGCAGTACGGACTGGGGCTGCCGGCCTTCCCGACGGGCTGA
- a CDS encoding NAD(P)H-quinone oxidoreductase subunit H, producing the protein MTQLETRTEPMVVNFGPHHPSMHGVLRLVVTLDGEDVVDCEPVIGYLHRGMEKIAENRTNVMFVPYVSRMDYAAGMFYEAIVVNAPERLANVPVPKRASYIRVLMLELNRIANHLLWLGPFLADVGAQTPFFYIFREREMIYDLWEAATGQRLINNNYFRIGGVAADLPWGWLEKCLDFCDWFGPKIDEYEKLITNNPIFRRRIEGLGTIEREQAINWSLSGPMLRASGVPWDLRKVDHYECYDDFDWSVAWASEGDCYARYRVRVEEMRQSLKILRQACQMIPGGPTENLEARRMAEGKKSEWYGFDYQYVAKKVAPTFKIPSGELYTRLESGKGEIGVFIQGNDDVTPWRFKIRAADSNNLQILPHLLKGNKVADIMAILGSIDVIMGSVDR; encoded by the coding sequence ATGACGCAGCTGGAGACGCGCACGGAGCCGATGGTGGTCAACTTCGGGCCCCATCACCCCTCCATGCATGGGGTGCTGCGGCTGGTCGTGACCCTCGATGGCGAAGACGTGGTGGACTGCGAGCCGGTGATCGGCTACCTCCATCGCGGCATGGAGAAGATCGCCGAGAACCGCACGAACGTGATGTTCGTGCCCTACGTAAGCCGCATGGACTATGCGGCCGGCATGTTCTACGAGGCGATCGTGGTGAATGCGCCCGAGCGTCTGGCCAACGTGCCGGTGCCGAAGCGGGCCAGCTACATCCGCGTGCTGATGCTGGAACTCAACCGCATCGCCAACCACCTGCTCTGGCTCGGCCCCTTCCTGGCGGACGTGGGCGCCCAGACGCCGTTCTTCTACATCTTCCGCGAACGGGAGATGATCTACGACCTCTGGGAAGCGGCCACCGGCCAGCGGCTGATCAACAACAACTATTTCCGCATCGGCGGTGTGGCTGCCGACCTGCCCTGGGGCTGGCTGGAGAAGTGCCTCGATTTCTGCGATTGGTTCGGCCCCAAGATCGATGAATACGAGAAGCTGATCACCAACAACCCCATCTTCCGCCGCCGCATCGAGGGGCTCGGCACCATCGAGCGGGAGCAGGCGATCAACTGGAGCCTTTCGGGCCCGATGCTGCGGGCCTCCGGCGTGCCCTGGGACCTGCGCAAGGTCGATCACTACGAGTGCTACGACGACTTCGACTGGAGCGTGGCCTGGGCCAGCGAAGGTGATTGCTACGCCCGGTACCGGGTGCGGGTGGAGGAGATGCGCCAGTCGCTGAAGATCCTGCGCCAGGCCTGCCAGATGATCCCCGGCGGCCCCACCGAGAACCTGGAAGCCCGGCGCATGGCCGAGGGCAAGAAGAGCGAGTGGTATGGCTTCGATTACCAGTACGTGGCCAAGAAAGTGGCTCCCACCTTCAAGATTCCTTCGGGCGAGCTGTATACACGCCTCGAATCCGGCAAAGGGGAAATCGGTGTGTTCATCCAGGGCAACGACGACGTCACCCCCTGGCGCTTCAAGATTCGCGCCGCCGATTCCAACAACCTCCAGATCCTGCCCCACCTGCTCAAGGGCAACAAGGTGGCCGACATCATGGCGATCCTTGGCTCGATCGACGTGATCATGGGCTCGGTGGACCGCTGA
- the rsmH gene encoding 16S rRNA (cytosine(1402)-N(4))-methyltransferase RsmH: protein MAQAFDHVPVLAEAVLASFAVLPPAAAGPQGGLLIDCTLGGGGHSALLLEAHPGLRLIGLDQDPTARAAAAQRLDPYGDRVRIVATNFADFLPPEPAALVLADLGVSSPQLDVAERGFSFRVDGPIDMRMNPAAGEPAAALLDRLSETELADLLYAYGEERLSRRIARKLVELRPWSDPTGAEGRGTAALAYAIAGCYPPKARRGRIHPATRSFQALRIAVNNELAVLDRLLQRAPDWLLPGGLLGVISFHSLEDRRVKTAFLADERLERITRKPLVASAAEQEANPRSRSAKFRVARRRVLEEG from the coding sequence CTGGCACAGGCCTTCGATCACGTGCCGGTGCTGGCGGAAGCGGTGCTCGCCAGCTTCGCGGTGCTCCCCCCCGCGGCGGCGGGCCCGCAGGGCGGCCTGCTGATCGACTGCACCCTTGGCGGCGGCGGCCACAGCGCCCTGCTGCTGGAGGCCCATCCCGGCCTGCGCCTCATCGGTCTCGACCAGGACCCCACCGCCCGCGCCGCCGCCGCCCAGCGCCTGGACCCCTACGGCGATCGGGTGCGGATCGTGGCCACGAACTTCGCCGATTTCCTGCCCCCCGAGCCCGCCGCCCTGGTGCTGGCCGACCTGGGGGTGAGCAGCCCCCAGCTGGACGTGGCGGAACGAGGGTTCAGCTTCCGCGTCGATGGCCCGATCGACATGCGAATGAATCCCGCTGCCGGCGAGCCGGCCGCCGCGCTGCTCGATCGGCTCTCGGAAACCGAGCTGGCCGATCTGCTGTATGCCTATGGCGAAGAGCGGCTATCGCGCCGCATCGCCCGCAAACTGGTGGAGCTGCGCCCCTGGAGTGATCCCACAGGAGCGGAGGGTAGGGGTACAGCCGCCCTGGCCTACGCAATCGCCGGCTGCTACCCGCCCAAGGCGCGGCGCGGCCGCATCCATCCCGCCACCCGCAGCTTCCAGGCCCTGCGCATCGCCGTGAACAACGAACTCGCCGTGCTGGATCGCCTGCTGCAGCGCGCCCCCGACTGGCTGCTGCCCGGCGGACTGCTGGGTGTGATCAGTTTCCATTCGCTCGAAGACCGGCGGGTCAAGACCGCCTTCCTCGCCGATGAACGGCTGGAGCGGATCACCCGCAAGCCCCTGGTCGCCAGCGCAGCGGAGCAGGAGGCCAATCCCCGCAGCCGCTCCGCCAAGTTCCGGGTGGCCCGGCGGCGGGTTCTGGAGGAGGGTTGA
- a CDS encoding DUF456 family protein encodes MALAAIALPALSATARTDLLWWLAFLIQLAALPGTLLPLLPGLVLLPLGALLWPLAVGWSVGWPPLALAVVLLLLGWGAEALGLVLGPARLQATRWAYLGAGIGLLVGLLGLLPALPFGGPLLGALVGPLLGASVGELVSAPASLAPTPLLRLRRCLLVGLAVVSGMLVSRVAQALLAVVGVVGFVLLTTLWGPSGAG; translated from the coding sequence ATGGCCCTGGCCGCGATCGCCCTGCCGGCGCTGAGCGCCACGGCACGCACCGACCTGCTCTGGTGGCTGGCATTCCTGATTCAGCTGGCGGCCCTGCCCGGCACCCTGCTGCCGTTGCTGCCCGGTCTGGTGCTGCTGCCCCTGGGGGCGCTGCTCTGGCCCCTGGCGGTGGGCTGGAGCGTGGGCTGGCCGCCGCTGGCGCTGGCCGTGGTGCTGTTGCTGCTCGGCTGGGGGGCCGAGGCGCTCGGGCTGGTGCTGGGTCCGGCGCGGCTGCAGGCCACGCGCTGGGCCTATCTCGGTGCCGGCATCGGGCTGCTGGTGGGGTTGCTGGGCCTGCTGCCCGCCCTGCCCTTCGGTGGACCTCTGCTCGGGGCACTGGTGGGACCCCTGCTGGGGGCGAGTGTGGGGGAGCTGGTCAGCGCTCCGGCCTCGCTGGCGCCCACCCCGCTGCTGCGGTTACGGCGCTGCCTGCTGGTGGGGCTGGCGGTGGTGAGCGGGATGCTGGTGAGCCGGGTGGCCCAGGCCCTGCTGGCCGTTGTAGGGGTGGTGGGCTTCGTGCTGCTCACCACCCTGTGGGGCCCGAGCGGAGCTGGTTGA
- a CDS encoding cysteine desulfurase family protein, whose amino-acid sequence MLAYLDHHATTPCDPAVVAAMAPWWSEAFANPASRLYRPALQAAAAVEQARGRIGRALGVAPETVCFTSGATEANNLALKGVVEAASERGLSRRRIVSLVSEHRAVRDPLAHLQRHGVPLTLLPVQPDGLLDLNRLEEALTPDVLLLSVMAANNEIGVLQPLAAIGRLCRDRGVLFHCDAAQAVGQIPLAAEELGIDLLSLSGHKLYGPKGVGALLVRPGVPLAAQQHGGGQEGGLRAGTLPVPLIVGLGVAVEQALADREARALRLAPLRDRLQQALENLGGVTLNGSATARLPHSLNVSVAGLDGTRLHQRLRRQIAVSSGSACSQGSPSHVLAALGRSRAEAAASIRFGLGRGTTEADISTAITAVREAVNQLRSGPTGW is encoded by the coding sequence ATGCTGGCCTACCTCGACCACCACGCCACCACCCCCTGCGATCCGGCCGTGGTCGCCGCCATGGCGCCCTGGTGGAGTGAGGCTTTCGCCAACCCCGCCAGCCGCCTCTACCGGCCGGCCCTGCAGGCGGCGGCGGCGGTGGAGCAGGCCCGCGGCCGCATCGGCAGGGCCCTTGGCGTGGCCCCGGAAACGGTGTGTTTCACCAGCGGCGCCACCGAGGCCAACAACCTGGCCCTCAAGGGTGTGGTGGAAGCGGCGTCGGAGCGCGGTCTCTCCCGCCGGCGGATCGTGAGCCTGGTGAGCGAACACCGGGCGGTGCGGGATCCCCTCGCCCATCTGCAACGCCACGGTGTGCCGCTGACGCTGTTGCCGGTGCAGCCCGATGGGCTGCTCGATCTGAACCGGCTGGAGGAGGCCCTCACCCCGGACGTGCTGCTGCTCTCGGTGATGGCCGCCAACAACGAGATCGGCGTGCTGCAGCCCCTGGCGGCGATCGGCCGACTCTGCCGCGATCGGGGCGTGCTGTTTCACTGCGATGCCGCCCAGGCGGTGGGCCAGATTCCGCTCGCCGCCGAGGAGCTCGGCATCGACCTGCTCAGTCTCAGCGGCCACAAGCTGTATGGGCCCAAGGGGGTGGGGGCGCTGCTGGTGCGCCCCGGCGTGCCCCTGGCGGCGCAGCAGCACGGCGGCGGGCAGGAGGGGGGGCTGCGGGCCGGCACCCTGCCGGTGCCGCTGATCGTGGGGCTGGGGGTGGCGGTGGAGCAGGCCCTGGCCGACCGGGAGGCGCGGGCCCTGCGGCTGGCGCCCCTGCGCGACCGGCTGCAGCAGGCGCTCGAGAACCTCGGGGGGGTGACCCTGAACGGGTCCGCCACGGCCCGCCTGCCCCACAGCCTCAATGTGAGCGTGGCAGGCCTGGACGGCACCCGACTGCATCAGCGGCTGCGCCGCCAGATCGCGGTGAGCAGTGGCTCGGCCTGCAGCCAGGGCAGTCCTTCCCACGTGCTGGCGGCCCTGGGGCGCAGCCGCGCCGAGGCCGCCGCCTCGATCCGCTTCGGGCTGGGGCGCGGCACCACCGAGGCCGACATCAGCACGGCGATCACGGCCGTGCGTGAGGCCGTCAACCAGCTCCGCTCGGGCCCCACAGGGTGGTGA
- a CDS encoding response regulator transcription factor, with product MTPDPTGSRPADPHAAATSPAGASSAAAGSAGAASAEAAEPAPQAPARLLLVDDEPGLRTAVKAYLEDEGFVVTTANDGEEGWTLAQELLPDVIISDVMMPRLDGYGLLQRLRGDERLGGTPVIFLTAKGMTADRIAGFNAGADDYIPKPFDPDELVARVHNAVRRQERLLAEAARFADADIGQMAKQITEIRSLLSSSGSKKPPAAVRLEFTPREASVLQLVAEGLMNKEIARRLETSIRNVEKYVSRLFTKTGTSSRTELVRYALEHGLVE from the coding sequence ATGACCCCCGACCCCACCGGCTCCCGACCCGCCGATCCCCATGCGGCCGCAACCAGCCCCGCTGGTGCCAGCTCCGCAGCGGCCGGATCCGCCGGAGCCGCTTCAGCCGAGGCCGCCGAGCCGGCTCCGCAGGCACCGGCCCGGCTGCTGCTTGTGGACGATGAACCCGGTCTGCGCACCGCCGTGAAGGCCTATCTCGAGGACGAGGGCTTCGTGGTGACCACCGCCAACGACGGCGAGGAGGGCTGGACCCTGGCCCAGGAGCTGCTGCCTGATGTGATCATCAGCGACGTAATGATGCCCCGCCTCGATGGCTACGGGCTGCTGCAGCGGCTGCGGGGCGATGAGCGCCTGGGGGGCACCCCGGTGATCTTCCTCACCGCCAAGGGGATGACCGCCGATCGCATCGCCGGCTTCAATGCCGGCGCCGACGACTACATCCCCAAGCCCTTCGATCCCGACGAGCTGGTGGCCCGCGTCCACAACGCAGTGCGACGTCAGGAACGGCTGCTGGCCGAGGCGGCCCGCTTTGCCGATGCGGACATCGGCCAGATGGCCAAGCAGATCACCGAGATCCGCTCCCTGCTCTCCAGCAGCGGCAGCAAGAAGCCGCCGGCGGCGGTGCGGCTGGAATTCACGCCCCGCGAGGCGAGCGTGCTGCAGCTGGTGGCGGAGGGGCTGATGAACAAGGAGATCGCCCGGCGGCTGGAAACCTCGATCCGCAACGTGGAGAAGTACGTGAGCCGGCTGTTCACCAAGACCGGCACCTCCAGCCGCACCGAGCTGGTGCGCTACGCCCTCGAGCACGGCCTGGTGGAGTGA